The nucleotide sequence GGCGGGAAAGTCTGTTGTCTGCGTGATGACGTCATGCGGCGGAAGCGGAAACGCTCTTTCTCTTTTCCGACTGTGTTCGCAACACAGCGGCACATGTGCGCGTGTGAAATCATCGTAATCGATTAAAATGCGCATCGAGAAGTGTTATTTCTGTTCTGCTCCGGTTTATCCGGGACACGGAATGATGTTTGTACGCAACGACTGTAAGGTAAAGATGCGGATAGTTAGCGCTGTCAGTCTGCGTGTTTATCTCCGTGTAAACTGCTGtgagcattagcattagcatgttATCTAGTAATACTGAGTGAAATTGAACTGTTTTGATTGAGTCCTATATTAGTGTGTGTACTTTTTACTCAGAATAGTCACGTTACCATAATAAATGTCGACAGAAACATGTTTATCCCATGACATAATGCGATTTTAGCGTGTTTCTGTTACGTGTTAAGAAGCGATTTAATAGCGAGGGACATATAAAAACATGCtattactgtatgtatgtatgtgtgtgtgtgtgtgtatatatatatatatatatatatatatataaacataccatgacaaaaaaaaaaaatgttagtagTATTAAGGAAGGTACCGTAGTTTTGTCATAATCTCAGTTTGTGTTGGCGCATATCAGTGTGAATCctgacagaggtgtgtgtgtgtgtttgtttctgtgttttttgaaGGTTTTCAGGTTTTGTCGGTCCAAATGCCACAAAAACTTCAAGAAGAAGCGAAACCCAAGGAAGACCAGATGGACCAAAGCGTTCAGGAAGTCAGCGGGCAAAGAGCTGACAGTGgtgagagacacaaacacacacacacatacactgattcAGCTGTTCATTCGTCAAATTAAACACTGCTTGTGTTTGTCAGGATAACTCACTGGAGTTTGAGAAGCGCAGAAATATTCCTCTCAAATACAACAGAGAGCTCTGGAGCAAGAccagtgagtacacacacacatccacacacacacttacactcactctcaaagacacacacactcactcactcccacacacacacacacacttactcactcccacacacacacacacttactcactcccacacacacacacacacttactcactcccacacacacacacacacttactcactcccacacacacacacacttactcactcccacacacacacttactcacacactcactctctcactcacacacacacacacacacacacttattctcAAAGACACACATTTactcaaacacactctcacacacactcattaatgtggatcactctgtgtgtgtgaacagtGGAGGCCATGAAGAAGGTTGAAGCCATCAAGAACAAACGGCAGGCTCGCTTCATCATGAACAGGTGACTAGCTTCAGTCTAGTTCTTCTGGAACTGAACGGATCCATACATGTGATCGCTCCATGTGATATCATTTTAGAGACTCTTATTAATAGTCTAttagtttatctttttttttttttaaggttttcagttttcatttaaattctagTTAAAGGTTTTGGAATTCTCGTGcattaagtaacttttttttttattagagttTGAACCTGTAAATATAGATATAGcaatatagattttatttcattaaagtttaagaaagaaaaaaaaaaaattttatgcagagtttttatttttgtattttccgttttcattttaataagttaaggtttttgcattttcttatgtctgtagtttttatttcagtttattttgccatatcaaataaaacaaacatattagggtttttagaatttgttttttttgttttccttttaattctgtTTTAGTTTGGTTGCAGTGCTCCTCATTAACATGAACATTTCCATACGTCCTCAGGTTGAAGACCGGCAAAAAGCTGGAAGATGCAGCAAACATCAGTGAGGTGAAGAAGAACATTCACCTGATCAGAGCTCCACACGCAGGTGAACCTCGCTGCTCAGACGCTACCTCACCCAAACCTGTCCCATGATTCCCTGTTCTCACctctgccctctctctctcttcaggtcAAGCCAAACAGCTGGAGGACAAGATGGTCCAGAAGCTGGCAGAAGACGTGGAGATGGACGAGTGAAGCCAAGAAAACGCTTCTCATTGGGACTTTAACAATCCTTCTTCTTTTGTGAGCATGTGGTCAGTCTTGATTTGCATAAACGTGAATATTGATCAGAACCAGTGTCGACCGGACGGAGTCAAAGTTTCCCCAGGATTAATACTCTTTAAAATCACCTTCCCCGTGCTCTAGCGGCTGAATATCATTCTGGGCATATTAAGTGTTCACGTGAACTTTATAgacttaagcaaaaaataatttgaataaa is from Carassius auratus strain Wakin chromosome 25, ASM336829v1, whole genome shotgun sequence and encodes:
- the LOC113042966 gene encoding probable ribosome biogenesis protein RLP24 gives rise to the protein MRIEKCYFCSAPVYPGHGMMFVRNDCKVFRFCRSKCHKNFKKKRNPRKTRWTKAFRKSAGKELTVDNSLEFEKRRNIPLKYNRELWSKTMEAMKKVEAIKNKRQARFIMNRLKTGKKLEDAANISEVKKNIHLIRAPHAGQAKQLEDKMVQKLAEDVEMDE